The following are encoded in a window of Puntigrus tetrazona isolate hp1 unplaced genomic scaffold, ASM1883169v1 S000000001, whole genome shotgun sequence genomic DNA:
- the LOC122331549 gene encoding F-box/LRR-repeat protein 14-like, with the protein MEIHVSSLFPEILAMIFNYLDIKGKGRVAQVCTAWRNALYHKSVWRGVEAKLHLRRSNPSLFPSLQTRGIKKVQILSLRRSLSYIIQGMPNIESLNLSGCYNLMDNGLGHAFVQDIPSLRILNLSLCKQITDSSLGRIAQYLKNLELLDLGGCSNITNTGLLLIAWGLHNLKSLNLRSCRHVSDVGIGHLAGMTRSAAEGCLSLEHLTLQDCQKLTDLSLKHISKGLNKLKTLNLSFCGGISDAGMIHLSHMTHLWTLNLRSCDNISDKGILHLSMSALRLYGLDVSFCDKVGDQSLAYIAQGLYQLKSLSLCSCHISDDGINRMVRQMHKLKTLNIGQCVRITDKGLELIADHLTQLTGIDLYGCTRITKRGLERITQLPCLKVLNLGLWQMTEVKGLRDASEILPCYTS; encoded by the coding sequence ATGGAGATCCACGTCTCGAGCCTCTTCCCTGAGATCTTAGCGATGATCTTCAACTACCTGGATATCAAAGGCAAAGGCAGGGTCGCCCAAGTGTGCACAGCGTGGAGAAACGCCTTGTACCACAAATCTGTCTGGAGAGGAGTAGAAGCCAAGCTCCACCTGAGAAGATCAAATCCGTCGCTGTTCCCCAGCCTCCAAACCAGAGGCATCAAGAAAGTCCAGATCCTTAGCCTGAGGCGCAGCCTTAGCTACATTATCCAGGGCATGCCCAATATCGAGAGCCTTAACTTGAGTGGATGCTACAACCTAATGGATAATGGCCTGGGACACGCGTTCGTGCAGGACATCCCCTCACTGAGGATACTGAACCTGAGCCTGTGCAAACAGATCACTGATTCCAGTTTGGGCCGGATTGCACAGTATCTCAAGAATCTAGAGCTGCTGGATCTTGGCGGGTGTAGCAATATCACCAACACGGGCTTGTTGCTTATCGCCTGGGGCCTTCATAATCTCAAAAGCCTGAATTTGAGAAGCTGCAGACATGTCTCAGACGTGGGCATCGGGCACCTGGCCGGCATGACGCGCAGCGCTGCGGAGGGCTGCTTGAGTTTGGAGCACCTCACTTTGCAGGACTGTCAGAAACTGACCGATTTGTCACTCAAGCACATTTCCAAGGGCCTAAACAAGCTGAAAACGCTAAACCTGAGCTTTTGCGGTGGCATATCAGACGCTGGAATGATCCACCTTTCACACATGACCCACCTCTGGACTCTGAACTTGCGCTCGTGCGACAACATTAGTGATAAGGGGATCTTGCATCTCTCCATGAGCGCTTTGAGGCTATATGGGCTGGATGTGTCGTTTTGCGACAAAGTGGGTGACCAGAGCCTGGCTTACATCGCGCAGGGCTTGTACCAGCTCAAATCCCTGTCGCTTTGTTCGTGCCACATCAGCGATGACGGGATCAACCGGATGGTCCGGCAGATGCACAAGCTCAAGACGCTAAACATCGGCCAGTGCGTGCGCATCACGGACAAGGGCCTCGAGCTCATAGCGGATCACCTGACACAGTTGACCGGCATAGACCTGTACGGCTGCACCAGAATCACCAAAAGAGGACTGGAGAGAATCACGCAGCTGCCCTGCCTTAAGGTGTTGAACTTGGGACTTTGGCAAATGACAGAGGTCAAAGGTTTAAGAGATGCATCTGAGATCCTGCCGTGCTATACCTCGTAA
- the LOC122331573 gene encoding mas-related G-protein coupled receptor member A5-like, which translates to MEQQNISINDLTESDYSEWGLFVWKQADAERIFVWILSVIEIPVMILTLIALCFLVKSRPAASVFISHLILSDLIQVGCLLAKTISYALRRVIVHHYSLVVGLYFMACVSFERYLLVSHPIWYKSHQSLKLSCFLSVIVWFVPLTSAVINPPDLYFSPLRLCIACLIPYPIVILCFVGTCRGLSRSISLTAVKRKLILGSLFLVLLTYTFLILPFVIINILDFHFSFMNTLFYKFYYYTRMLLFVNPLADCMLYLFMRPDAGDLMKCCRHQRWKHSQDEHSVVNPQSSCSTVVCCISAQKPESHSLNTCSSV; encoded by the coding sequence ATGGAACAACAAAACATCAGCATCAATGACTTAACTGAATCAGATTATTCAGAATGGGGGTTATTTGTCTGGAAACAAGCTGATGCAGAACGTATATTTGTCTGGATCCTTTCAGTCATTGAGATTCCAGTCATGATCTTAACTCTGattgctttgtgttttctcGTCAAATCTCGGCCTGCTGCATCGGTTTTTATAAGTCACTTGATACTTTCAGATCTCATACAGGTTGGTTGTTTGTTAGCAAAGACAATCTCATACGCATTGAGACGGGTTATTGTACATCACTATTCTTTGGTTGTAGGTCTGTATTTTATGGCATGTGTTTCTTTTGAACGATATCTTCTGGTTTCTCATCCTATCTGGTACAAATCTCACCAATCACTCAAACTCTCCTGCTTTCTTTCTGTGATCGTCTGGTTTGTGCCTCTGACCTCTGCAGTGATAAACCCCCCTGATTTGTATTTTAGTCCTTTACGCCTGTGTATAGCATGTTTAATTCCCTACCCCATAGTCATTCTCTGTTTTGTTGGAACTTGTCGAGGTCTTTCTCGCTCAATATCACTGACTGCTGTGAAGCGTAAATTAATTTTGGGCAGTTTGTTCCTGGTGCTGTTGACTTACACATTTCTCATTCTGccttttgttattataaatattttagattttcatttttctttcatgaatacattattttataaattttactACTACACACGAATGCTCCTGTTTGTGAATCCACTTGCTGACTGTATGCTGTATCTGTTCATGAGGCCTGATGCTGGTGATTTAATGAAGTGTTGTAGACATCAGAGATGGAAACACAGTCAGGACGAACACTCTGTAGTGAATCCACAAAGCAGCTGCTCTACTGTAGTGTGCTGTATTTCAGCTCAAAAACCTGAATCTCATTCATTAAACACCTGCAGCTCAGTTTAA